GCTCAAGGCGCAGTTCCACGCGTGGACCAAGCACTACAAGGCCCGGCTGCGCAGGACCAAGGCCGAGCTCGGCAGCAGGGACGCGCGGCGCCAGGGCAGCTGCTGGATCTGAAGAAACCTGTTGCGTAATTTGGAGTTCGTCTATGGTGGTGTGAAATTCTAATTCAAAGATTCCACGAATTTCATGAAATGGATTCAAATCTTGGAGTAGAAAACTCTGGCAACGTTGAATGACATGCTACTAGGTGCCGTGCAAAGATTTCAAATCATGCGCGTGCTGTAACCGTTTGGTTGTTCAACCACTGTAGTAGCATCTGTTGAGCCTGTGAGCAGCACATGATGATGGgatcaaaaaaaaagtttgggttgATTTTTTCAGGTGAGGATTTTACCGGTCTACGATTAGGCATTTAGGCACACTGCATTAGCGTCACCTTGCTTGAAAGGTACCGCGCGATTTGACGGCAGGGCCCGGGCCTGCTCCGGGCCTGCTCCAGCGTGACCGTGAAACAGTGATCAATGAAAGATGTGGCCATTTTCTCTGCAGTGTTAGCGCCAGCTACTGGGCGTCACCTCACCAGGAAAACGTCCACGACAGCGAGAGGGGAGGGAGACCGGGAGGAAGGTTCTATCAGCCTATTCGTTTGGCTGGTTGGTGGACTACAGTACCCACATGGGTAACTACGGCCTTCTCtcctttcaaaatttcaaaactttattaGATTTTCCATCGCATCGAATTTTTAAcgcatgcataaagtattaattgtagctaaacaaaataattaattatataatttatttataatttgcgagacgaatcttttgagcctagttaactcatagtgggacaataattatcaaatataaacgaaaatgctacagtactttacactcaaaactttatgcatctaaGCAAGGCCTTCGTATACTGTCAAATTATCGGTATCTGAGCATCTATATTAACCAGGCGCTACAGTGCCCCCAATCTCTCACAAAAGCAGTGTTGAACCAGCTGCTACAGTACCAGCGAAGCGAAATGACTGTGTGTTCTCTCAACATTTAGCAACgtgttgtttttttaaaaaaataggagTTTAGCACGTCTGCCATCCCCAAACAAGATCATAAATTGCAAGGAACGACCATTCACTTATCAATGAAATAGACACCGGCATGGCAATATATGATGGAAATGATTGAGGCCCTGTTTATTCACACCCCGTAAACGtaaaaacacaaaattttgcaaaagaatcttgctaatttgaagtactaaataaagtctatttacaaaattttttgcatggataggctgtaaatcgcgagacgaatctaatgagcctatttaatctatgatttacaacagtgatgttacagtaaccatccgttaattattgattgatcatggattaattagcatcattagattcgtctcgcgatttacaatccatctgtgtaaaaatttttgtaaatagacttcatttagtacttcaaattagcaagattccgtcgcaaatttttttgcgtttacatggcAACAAACTAAACATGACCTGAACTGAAAAAAATCGCCAGCAGTTTGCGTGTGAATGTAGACCTGAAATGAAGATCATGTGGCTTTCCCAGTGGTTTGGCAGGGGAGAGGAAACGAGAAAGGGTCAAGTGAAAGTGGGTTGGAGCACAAACCCGGTGGCTATATTCCTTTGCCAACCTTTATAtctttttcagcaaaagaacagATGAATTGTAACCATTAAAACGATCATCAGATCCTTGGGCTTTCATTATCTCCCAACCAGCTGCAATGACCCATTTCTCCTCCTTTATCCTGAAGTTGAAATTGGCGTAGGTATCACATCGTTGACCACAACACATCATCTCTTGACTTTTTATGTCGTCGTCATCTTCTCATGCCATCTCTTCACATTACAATGTGCTCACTATTCTTCCATCTGAGATTACTGTTTATTATTTGGCAGTACCTAAACATTTTGTCCGCTTGACAAGAATGAATTCTGATGCCAATCAAATGGAAAGACATTCAATTGTCTCCCAATATAGATGGCCGACTAATTAGGAGAACGAAATGAGATTTTCCTGGTTTCAAtcggatctgattgtatgaaaACCTACTCTTTTCatctttgttttgttttgttctgcTTTTGGTCACTGTCTGCTGATTCTCTTTTAAGTCCTGTCTAATAAGTTAGGGCTCGTTCAACCCGAACTTGAATCAATTTTAGCTATTTAAGGCAGGATAATTTATTAAATACTCATCCTGTCACAAAATATCTGACGCATTTgataaaaaataaatcttgcaaAACTTTTTAAAAACCGTGACCATCAATAGTTGTCATACTCTCATATTTATTCGATATTGTGACTATACTTgaataagaaaaataaaatactaGCCAAAGTTAAGCACTAAACCAAAAAAGTTATGGACATTAGGCATTGGTGACGGGTTCAACCTTTTATTGTCGCACATACTGTATACCGCTCAAACATATATTAATCTTTTTCCGTTATAAAGAGGTGACAATTCTCATGTTCCCTAAAATGTGGGATAATGTTTGTTACTTGTTCTTATGTACTTTTCTAAAACAACATAATCAAACAACCAAAAAAATCGTATCAACATTTCTTTTAGAAATATGGTTAATCAATTTATTCTAATCCACTCAAAACAATGATATGATTACAAGCGACTGGATACTGTATTCAGACCGAATTCATTTAGTGAGGTTTAAATCTGTTCGTATCCAAGTTCGGATGTTAAACATCCGATACCGTATCCATATGCGAATACTCAAACTGCATATCTATGATGCCGATATCCTATCATATTCTATCCGACGTAACTAATATTATACGTAGAACACGAACAATAGCGTCCTCTCGCAAAAGAAAGGAGccgaggggcgccgccgccgccgccgccgtttgcGGCCCCCGTTCCCTCGTCTCCGGCCTCGCTGCCGGTGGTGACGTGGAGCGGGGATCCGTCTCTTCAACAGATCGCCTGTCTTTGTAGGGTCTTAGTCGAGTCCACCTAGATCTAGGGTTTGCTCATCGTCGATATTCGGCGGTGGAGTTAAGTTTTGCCGGAGGAGTGTGGCTCCTCTGCGGCTTGCTTTTCCTGGCGACGCTGGCGATGCGGAAACGACGGCGGCACAGCGTAATAATTTCTCCCAGCATCTTCCGTTCTCCGATGGCGATCTACTCCGACGTCAACGGAGAGGCTGGGGAGACCTGTCCAGGAGTCAAGGGCCGGCGCATCGTCGTCTTCTTCAGGTGATGATGTtgttaaccctgttaatttcgAGGAAGATGATCTTTAGTGAAAATATGAGCTTTGCTCGGGTTGCCGGCGGTGGAATCGAAGGATGCGTCGTGGGGACGGGAGTTGGCCGATGCGCCTGAGAGGCAGTGTACTCAGCTGATTCGCATAGAAGTAAGCCCTCCTCTGCGGCCTCCACCTTGTGGAGACTGGCTCTGGTGCCCGACGACGATTGGGAAGCGGCTTCGACGGCGGTGACGAACGGATCTTTGAAGGTTTCGAGGAAGATGTACAGGAGCtttggacttctttgtaatttttcttttctttgggatCCTGTTTGTAAAAGAGCCGGTGTAATGCGCTAAGATCaatatatttttcttctaaaaaaacTAATATTATACTATTCGAATCTAAgtagaaatataaaaataaatataatatcAACTATATCTGTTCGTATCCAATCAGTTTTATCCCTGTAATAACCAGATAAAAAGGGGGAAGAGAAGGAAAGAAACGAAACCGAAGGGAGGACGGGGAGGGCCGTGTGATGGTGTGAAAAGGTCGCAGCCGGCGACCCGGCGAAAAGCCCGAACGGTAAAGCAACGTCGCAGCGCACCGCGACGCAAAGGAGGGGAGAGCGAGCGGAGGAGCGTGAGCCGGGTGACCCGCGCCGCGCACCCCACCCAACAagtagccagccagccagccaccaGCCGAGGCCagagagagaggaaaggagggagagggaagcGAGCACAAGAGGCCACCGCAGCGGGCAGGCGGCGAGCAAGACGCCTCCACACGTCTCTcccccttccccttcttcctcctcccgtccctgtagcggcgcccagcccagCCAAACCCCGTGGAATCCTCGCCCGATGCGGCCCGGGTAGGGGTCGGGGGGCGGAGCGGAATGGCGGGGGGAGGCGAGAAGCGGCGCCGGGTGGGAGGTGGTGGGGgccacgaggaggaggaggaggtggtggaccGCATCTCGGAGCTGCCGGACGCGCTGCGGCTGCAGATTCTGAGCCTGCTGCCGCTCAAATCGGCCATCCGCACCGGCGCGCTCTCCTCGCGGTGGCGGGGCCTCTGGGAGCAGCGCTGGCCGGAGCCATCCTCGCTGCGCATCCGCCTCCcgcccggcgcggcgggggcggcggcgcgggtggagcAGTTCGGGGTCATCGACCGCCGCGGGAGGCGCCGGATGGACTGCTTCGCGCTCGCCTTCCACGGGGGCCAGCTCACGCAGCCGGACCTCAGGCGCTGCCTCGACTACGCGGCCGCGTGCGAGGTCGAGGACCTGCACCTCCGCCTCGACGGCGCCGCGGGGAGGGGgtcgcgcgggggcggcggcggggccaccCGCGGCCGGGGCATGCTCACCGCGCACTTCCCCGTGGGGAGCCGCCTGCTCGCGCGCCTCTCCGTGCGGGGGCTCAACCTCACGGCGGCCGCCAACGCGATGGTCGCCACGCTCGAGGTGATCCACCTCCACTCCGTCTTCCTCACCGACGCTGCGCTGCGCCGGGTCGCCGCCGCTTGCCCCCGCCTACGGGAGCTCGATCTCCGCtactgccgccgcctccgacgtGTCGACTTCAGCGCCGTGGGGGTGCCCAACCTCAGGAGCTTCACCATCGTCGACTGCTCCCGCACCACCGAGCTGCGAGTCCCAGTGGCGCCACGCCTCCGGTCCTTCCGCTTCAGCGGCGCCTTCCTCTCCAGCAACATCCTTTCTGGTGCTTCAGGGTCACTTGAGCATCTCTACCTCTGCTCCGGCGGGCCAGAGACCGGCTTGCCGCCCACCAACTTGCCCACCTCAGTTTCTCGCCTATCGAACCTCAGCGTCCTCACCCTCTGCAGCATTGCGCTCCAGGTCTGATCAGGGATCTATGCAATTTCCTTTCAGCCCATTTCATTGCTTACATGCTTATACTTGTTCGTATTGCCTTGTAGTACATCTCTGCTTCCACAGCCAAGACCGTAGTGGAGTGCAATCTGCACAGCTTGAGAGAGCTCCATTTCCTCATGTTCGGCATGGCCAACTCCAACCTTGCTGACATCTATAGCTTCCTCAAGACTTGTTCATGTCCTCAGCTGGAGCGGCTCTTTGTGCAGGTATTTGTTTGCTTATTCTTTCATGCAAAAGTTTGCATTCGATTGCTAATTTGTCTATGGCCATCTGATATGTTTCTCAACATGTTCCGCTGAACATGCAGCTCCCGACGAACATTCATGATTCATTCACGGAGAATTTCTTGGCGGTGGCAGAGGAAGAGCCACCAAAAGGTGGATTAGAAAACCTTTGTTTAGCCAAGATGACAAATTTCAAGGGGCACCGTAATGAGATGCAACTAGTAGAATTTCTTCTTAGAAAGTCTAGTTGTCTGAAGAAACTAATTCTGACTGCTCCTATGGAGGATCACCCACAAGGACTCCGCAAGATTCAGTCAGATGTGCTGCCCAGTTTtcttaaaacagaaatattaCATCTGGAAAGAGCTTCAGCAAACAGCCAGATAAGTTTCAGTGAGCCTGATGGTCCTCAGATCCAACCATTGCATTCGGAGGTCTTTGTCAGGTTTTAGATTTATATGAGCAGAATATTGTTGTAGTCCAGTTTCTGCTCATAAATTTTTAGATTTCTAGCTGTTAGATACCAGACATGGGGAAAAGAAATGTGCAAGGCATACAGAGTTTGATATATGTTTTTTACAATTCATGTTACTGAAATATTCTGGCATAGTGGTTGAGATGCAAGGTAATCTGATCTGCCACATTTTCCTATTCTGCCATCCCCAGCCTCTCCTTCCCAGCTTGTGTGAATGCCCAAAGAATTATCAGGCATCTCTTTGGTGTTAGCTTCTTATAAGTTGCTGTTACACAACCAACCATCTATTGGAACAGAACCACCTTCATTTTATTTGGTGTGGATTAGTTTTGTTGTACATTAGAATTGGTAAGTTAACTGTGTATTCCAGATTACTTAAAGAGTTAACTGGAGCTTGTGCAATTCTCTTGGTTAATCCTGAAATAACATTATATTATTTTGTCTAGGTTTTTCCTAGATACAGAAGGAATCTGATAAATCAAAGTTCATATAATTTGTCACCTGTTTTTAGTGGTTTCTGTAAAATGATGCATCAGGGTATCTTTGGAAAATTTTTGTAGATACGATTATGTTACCTTGGTATTTATGGACTCTGTATCTGGATGCTCCATTTGTGTAAAAATATGGTTTAAGCCTAGATATGACTGCCAGTGCCAGCATGGAACATGTGTTTTATCGTCAGATAGATATGATTGTATGAACTTCTGTACACTAAACTTTCTTGCAGATTGAATCCATGATATCTGTAAATCCTGTAGGGGAACTGTTATTTGTGGCCCTTGCATCGTGGTATTTATCTTATATCTGTGAACTATATAGGTCTTCCCTGTTTGGCTATCTAGCATCTTGTTTATAGCTGTTCCCATGGAGTCCAATAAGAAAGTGAATGTATATTTGGAACCATATTTGATTCTTTTTTCATGACAAAGAGCGAACATGTTTCCGTACTATGTTGTTGGTTTGTTACCTTCATGCCAAAATAACATGCTTGCCATACAATGACAACTATTATGAAATTTATACTTATGTGAAGATTACATCCTGCTGGTACCTGATGTATGTGGAATTATTGGATGATTATGTTTTTTCTTTTAATGCATCTTTATAAATGTATGAATGTAATGTTTATTGTTCTGATATTTTTAGTGTGATTATCTATAACTATCTTCGAAGTTGCTCTACTATGGCTACTATACTACAACCAATCAAAATTATTACTGATTTTGTGTGGAAGCAGAATTGCAGATGGGGGAAATGAGCTTTACTCACTACTAGCAATTAAGATTTTTAAGGCTACTGGATATTTGAGATGGTGCACTGGTCGCAATTCTGCAACACTTCGATTAATAGGAAATAGGTTATCTTGCTAATTTTTTATGACCTAACTGACAGTGTGCTGTTGATAGTATTAGTTCAGCCTTAAATATTTTATACTTGGCTGTCGAGGTGGCTGAATTTATATTTGCTAATTTTGGTTGTCTGGGGGACCTTAAGTGTTCTTGTTCGATGTTTGGGCCATTGAGTAGTGGTGGAGATAAATGGGGTGAAGTGTTGGGGTGCACTTAGCTAGCTTTGCAGTGATAAAGCCACTAAGGAATGTTGAGTGTAGCAATTTCATGCTGATGGTTGGTAATATTTTTTTGCGTGTACGTTGGAttttgtggggggggggggggggggtgacatTGTGGAAATTCAATGGTGCTCCTTTTATGAAGTGAAAGCCATATCACCTTAGTGCTTGGCACTTGTGCCTTATCCTTTCAAACCATGCAGAGCTGTAGAGCCACACAGCATAGTGAAATGATATGGATAATGTTGGTAAAGGCATCCAATATCTTCGAACCTTCTTATGCACTTGAATGTTCGAAGCACTGATATTTATGTGTAGCCTTTCATATCCCTCTTGAATTTAGCAATTCTTAAAGTTTGGGCTGCTCAGGATTGTCAAGCTACTAGGAATCACACTTGATGTGAAATTATGGAGCTGGACTTTGGACTTAATGATTTATGAAGCTGAGTGTTGCAAGACAAACAATACAGAATTTCTATCTTTCTGTTGCAAACAACCTGATGACCACTTGAGTACTTGACTATTAATATGCAATATATCGTTGCCTTCGATTTTTATCTGTC
This window of the Panicum virgatum strain AP13 chromosome 1K, P.virgatum_v5, whole genome shotgun sequence genome carries:
- the LOC120657525 gene encoding F-box protein At5g03100-like, producing the protein MAGGGEKRRRVGGGGGHEEEEEVVDRISELPDALRLQILSLLPLKSAIRTGALSSRWRGLWEQRWPEPSSLRIRLPPGAAGAAARVEQFGVIDRRGRRRMDCFALAFHGGQLTQPDLRRCLDYAAACEVEDLHLRLDGAAGRGSRGGGGGATRGRGMLTAHFPVGSRLLARLSVRGLNLTAAANAMVATLEVIHLHSVFLTDAALRRVAAACPRLRELDLRYCRRLRRVDFSAVGVPNLRSFTIVDCSRTTELRVPVAPRLRSFRFSGAFLSSNILSGASGSLEHLYLCSGGPETGLPPTNLPTSVSRLSNLSVLTLCSIALQYISASTAKTVVECNLHSLRELHFLMFGMANSNLADIYSFLKTCSCPQLERLFVQLPTNIHDSFTENFLAVAEEEPPKGGLENLCLAKMTNFKGHRNEMQLVEFLLRKSSCLKKLILTAPMEDHPQGLRKIQSDVLPSFLKTEILHLERASANSQISFSEPDGPQIQPLHSEVFVRF